From Candidatus Obscuribacterales bacterium:
ACAGCTTTTAGCGGCATAACACGTCGTCAATCGTCATCACATGTTTTAGCGTACCCTATGGGTTTACCACGACAGGCGGCTGGTCGAGGTGATCAGCAGGGGATGGGCCCACCACAGCAAGCCGATAAAGATAGCGATTCCCAGATAGGAGGGGCGCAAAAATTCCAGCGGTTTCAAAGTTTGCCGACCTTGAGCGATCGCCAAAAAGGGAATCACCGACGTCCGTTCTTTCACAGCGGTAAACGCGTCACCATAGCGCGCCAAGAGGCGGCGATCGCCATGCCAAACGCCAAATAGATGATGGGCAATGAGACCCAGGCAAGTCACCAGCATAAAGGTTGTCCCCAGCCACAGCGCATGGGCTACGCACCAGATGACTTGGCCAACCATTTGGGGATGGCGGGTGATGCGAATGATGCCCGTTTCGTAGAGATGTACCTGGGGTTTCTGGATAGCGGCAATTTCCAGCAGGTTAAACGTCGCGGGGTAGAGAAAGATAAACGACACCGCCGATAAGATCCACACCAACGACTGCATCCCCGGCACGCCCTGTAGGTTCCACAACTGCGCTCCGTCGTAGCGATGGTTGATGAAATAGATAATCAGCACCGTGGCAAAGGGAATGCTGACGAGGGCAAATAAGACGCGGTAGAGCCGTGCCCCAATCACTGCTTCTACCCGCGATCGCAGGGATGCTAGACCGCTATGGGCGATCGCAAATCCAGCCAGCAGGGCCAGCATGATCAAATGGCTGGAGGTCAACCAAGGGAGGGTCATAGAGTTTTAGACAGGGAGTTCGATACGCCACGTTCTAGCTTAACGCTAGAGGCTAATCCAGCGAAACCTGTGGACTCCAGCGATCTTGAGCGCGGAAGGTGCGATCGCTGGGGATGGGAGCCACGGGTTCTGTCAGGGTAAACGTACCGGCTTCGATCCATTGCTTGAGTTCTAGGGCCACCTGGCGCGAGAGGTAAATGCTTGCCAAGGGGGCAGAGCGCACCGATCGCCCTTCTAGGGTGATGCGTCCAGACTTGAGCTGGGCATAGCTGACTAGACCAAAGGTGGGGCGCACCCGCCGGGGAATGGAAAAGTCTACCACCGGGGCCACCAAGTCCTGATCTTGCACCGCGCAACGCTCCACAACGGCTTCCGAGAGCACCGGCAGAGGAATCCCCACGCCGATCATCAGGGATGGCCCATAGCTTTTGA
This genomic window contains:
- a CDS encoding NnrU family protein — translated: MTLPWLTSSHLIMLALLAGFAIAHSGLASLRSRVEAVIGARLYRVLFALVSIPFATVLIIYFINHRYDGAQLWNLQGVPGMQSLVWILSAVSFIFLYPATFNLLEIAAIQKPQVHLYETGIIRITRHPQMVGQVIWCVAHALWLGTTFMLVTCLGLIAHHLFGVWHGDRRLLARYGDAFTAVKERTSVIPFLAIAQGRQTLKPLEFLRPSYLGIAIFIGLLWWAHPLLITSTSRLSW